Proteins encoded by one window of Macaca fascicularis isolate 582-1 chromosome 10, T2T-MFA8v1.1:
- the GNAS gene encoding guanine nucleotide-binding protein G(s) subunit alpha isoform X5, with translation MRILHVNGFNGEGGEEDPQAARSNSDGSEKATKVQDIKNNLKEAIETIVAAMSNLVPPVELANPENQFRVDYILSVMNVPDFDFPPEFYEHAKALWEDEGVRACYERSNEYQLIDCAQYFLDKIDVIKQADYVPSDQDLLRCRVLTSGIFETKFQVDKVNFHMFDVGGQRDERRKWIQCFNDVTAIIFVVASSSYNMVIREDNQTNRLQEALNLFKSIWNNRWLRTISVILFLNKQDLLAEKVLAGKSKIEDYFPEFARYTTPEDATPEPGEDPRVTRAKYFIRDEFLRISTASGDGRHYCYPHFTCAVDTENIRRVFNDCRDIIQRMHLRQYELL, from the exons GCAGTGAGAAGGCAACCAAAGTGCAGGACATCAAAAACAACCTGAAAGAGGCAATCGAA ACCATTGTGGCCGCCATGAGCAACCTGGTGCCCCCCGTGGAGCTGGCCAACCCCGAGAACCAGTTCAGAGTGGACTACATTCTGAGTGTGATGAACGTGCCTGACTTTGACTTCCCTCCC GAATTCTACGAGCATGCCAAGGCTCTGTGGGAGGACGAAGGAGTACGTGCCTGCTATGAACGCTCCAACGAGTACCAGCTGATTGACTGTGCCCAGTA cTTCCTGGACAAGATCGATGTGATCAAGCAGGCTGACTATGTGCCGAGCGACCAG GACCTGCTTCGCTGCCGCGTCCTGACTTCTGGAATCTTCGAGACCAAGTTCCAGGTGGACAAAGTCAACTTCCA CATGTTTGACGTGGGTGGCCAGCGCGATGAACGCCGCAAGTGGATCCAGTGCTTCAATG ATGTGACTGCCATCATCTTCGTGGTGGCCAGCAGCAGCTACAACATGGTCATCCGGGAGGACAACCAGACCAACCGCCTGCAGGAGGCTCTGAACCTCTTCAAGAGCATCTGGAACAACAG ATGGCTGCGCACCATCTCTGTGATTCTGTTCCTCAACAAGCAAGATCTGCTCGCTGAGAAAGTCCTTGCTGGGAAATCGAAGATTGAGGACTACTTTCCAGAATTTGCTCGCTACACTACTCCTGAGGATG CTACTCCCGAGCCCGGAGAGGACCCACGCGTGACCCGGGCCAAGTACTTCATTCGAGATGAGTTTCTG AGGATCAGCACTGCCAGTGGAGATGGGCGTCACTACTGCTACCCTCACTTCACCTGCGCTGTGGACACTGAGAACATCCGCCGTGTGTTCAACGACTGCCGTGACATCATTCAGCGCATGCACCTTCGTCAGTACGAGCTGCTCTAA
- the GNAS gene encoding guanine nucleotide-binding protein G(s) subunit alpha isoform X7 — translation MRILHVNGFNGDSEKATKVQDIKNNLKEAIETIVAAMSNLVPPVELANPENQFRVDYILSVMNVPDFDFPPEFYEHAKALWEDEGVRACYERSNEYQLIDCAQYFLDKIDVIKQADYVPSDQDLLRCRVLTSGIFETKFQVDKVNFHMFDVGGQRDERRKWIQCFNDVTAIIFVVASSSYNMVIREDNQTNRLQEALNLFKSIWNNRWLRTISVILFLNKQDLLAEKVLAGKSKIEDYFPEFARYTTPEDATPEPGEDPRVTRAKYFIRDEFLRISTASGDGRHYCYPHFTCAVDTENIRRVFNDCRDIIQRMHLRQYELL, via the exons CAGTGAGAAGGCAACCAAAGTGCAGGACATCAAAAACAACCTGAAAGAGGCAATCGAA ACCATTGTGGCCGCCATGAGCAACCTGGTGCCCCCCGTGGAGCTGGCCAACCCCGAGAACCAGTTCAGAGTGGACTACATTCTGAGTGTGATGAACGTGCCTGACTTTGACTTCCCTCCC GAATTCTACGAGCATGCCAAGGCTCTGTGGGAGGACGAAGGAGTACGTGCCTGCTATGAACGCTCCAACGAGTACCAGCTGATTGACTGTGCCCAGTA cTTCCTGGACAAGATCGATGTGATCAAGCAGGCTGACTATGTGCCGAGCGACCAG GACCTGCTTCGCTGCCGCGTCCTGACTTCTGGAATCTTCGAGACCAAGTTCCAGGTGGACAAAGTCAACTTCCA CATGTTTGACGTGGGTGGCCAGCGCGATGAACGCCGCAAGTGGATCCAGTGCTTCAATG ATGTGACTGCCATCATCTTCGTGGTGGCCAGCAGCAGCTACAACATGGTCATCCGGGAGGACAACCAGACCAACCGCCTGCAGGAGGCTCTGAACCTCTTCAAGAGCATCTGGAACAACAG ATGGCTGCGCACCATCTCTGTGATTCTGTTCCTCAACAAGCAAGATCTGCTCGCTGAGAAAGTCCTTGCTGGGAAATCGAAGATTGAGGACTACTTTCCAGAATTTGCTCGCTACACTACTCCTGAGGATG CTACTCCCGAGCCCGGAGAGGACCCACGCGTGACCCGGGCCAAGTACTTCATTCGAGATGAGTTTCTG AGGATCAGCACTGCCAGTGGAGATGGGCGTCACTACTGCTACCCTCACTTCACCTGCGCTGTGGACACTGAGAACATCCGCCGTGTGTTCAACGACTGCCGTGACATCATTCAGCGCATGCACCTTCGTCAGTACGAGCTGCTCTAA
- the GNAS gene encoding guanine nucleotide-binding protein G(s) subunit alpha isoform X8 has protein sequence MRILHVNGFNGDEKATKVQDIKNNLKEAIETIVAAMSNLVPPVELANPENQFRVDYILSVMNVPDFDFPPEFYEHAKALWEDEGVRACYERSNEYQLIDCAQYFLDKIDVIKQADYVPSDQDLLRCRVLTSGIFETKFQVDKVNFHMFDVGGQRDERRKWIQCFNDVTAIIFVVASSSYNMVIREDNQTNRLQEALNLFKSIWNNRWLRTISVILFLNKQDLLAEKVLAGKSKIEDYFPEFARYTTPEDATPEPGEDPRVTRAKYFIRDEFLRISTASGDGRHYCYPHFTCAVDTENIRRVFNDCRDIIQRMHLRQYELL, from the exons TGAGAAGGCAACCAAAGTGCAGGACATCAAAAACAACCTGAAAGAGGCAATCGAA ACCATTGTGGCCGCCATGAGCAACCTGGTGCCCCCCGTGGAGCTGGCCAACCCCGAGAACCAGTTCAGAGTGGACTACATTCTGAGTGTGATGAACGTGCCTGACTTTGACTTCCCTCCC GAATTCTACGAGCATGCCAAGGCTCTGTGGGAGGACGAAGGAGTACGTGCCTGCTATGAACGCTCCAACGAGTACCAGCTGATTGACTGTGCCCAGTA cTTCCTGGACAAGATCGATGTGATCAAGCAGGCTGACTATGTGCCGAGCGACCAG GACCTGCTTCGCTGCCGCGTCCTGACTTCTGGAATCTTCGAGACCAAGTTCCAGGTGGACAAAGTCAACTTCCA CATGTTTGACGTGGGTGGCCAGCGCGATGAACGCCGCAAGTGGATCCAGTGCTTCAATG ATGTGACTGCCATCATCTTCGTGGTGGCCAGCAGCAGCTACAACATGGTCATCCGGGAGGACAACCAGACCAACCGCCTGCAGGAGGCTCTGAACCTCTTCAAGAGCATCTGGAACAACAG ATGGCTGCGCACCATCTCTGTGATTCTGTTCCTCAACAAGCAAGATCTGCTCGCTGAGAAAGTCCTTGCTGGGAAATCGAAGATTGAGGACTACTTTCCAGAATTTGCTCGCTACACTACTCCTGAGGATG CTACTCCCGAGCCCGGAGAGGACCCACGCGTGACCCGGGCCAAGTACTTCATTCGAGATGAGTTTCTG AGGATCAGCACTGCCAGTGGAGATGGGCGTCACTACTGCTACCCTCACTTCACCTGCGCTGTGGACACTGAGAACATCCGCCGTGTGTTCAACGACTGCCGTGACATCATTCAGCGCATGCACCTTCGTCAGTACGAGCTGCTCTAA
- the GNAS gene encoding guanine nucleotide-binding protein G(s) subunit alpha isoform X6 produces MRILHVNGFNGEGGEEDPQAARSNSDGEKATKVQDIKNNLKEAIETIVAAMSNLVPPVELANPENQFRVDYILSVMNVPDFDFPPEFYEHAKALWEDEGVRACYERSNEYQLIDCAQYFLDKIDVIKQADYVPSDQDLLRCRVLTSGIFETKFQVDKVNFHMFDVGGQRDERRKWIQCFNDVTAIIFVVASSSYNMVIREDNQTNRLQEALNLFKSIWNNRWLRTISVILFLNKQDLLAEKVLAGKSKIEDYFPEFARYTTPEDATPEPGEDPRVTRAKYFIRDEFLRISTASGDGRHYCYPHFTCAVDTENIRRVFNDCRDIIQRMHLRQYELL; encoded by the exons TGAGAAGGCAACCAAAGTGCAGGACATCAAAAACAACCTGAAAGAGGCAATCGAA ACCATTGTGGCCGCCATGAGCAACCTGGTGCCCCCCGTGGAGCTGGCCAACCCCGAGAACCAGTTCAGAGTGGACTACATTCTGAGTGTGATGAACGTGCCTGACTTTGACTTCCCTCCC GAATTCTACGAGCATGCCAAGGCTCTGTGGGAGGACGAAGGAGTACGTGCCTGCTATGAACGCTCCAACGAGTACCAGCTGATTGACTGTGCCCAGTA cTTCCTGGACAAGATCGATGTGATCAAGCAGGCTGACTATGTGCCGAGCGACCAG GACCTGCTTCGCTGCCGCGTCCTGACTTCTGGAATCTTCGAGACCAAGTTCCAGGTGGACAAAGTCAACTTCCA CATGTTTGACGTGGGTGGCCAGCGCGATGAACGCCGCAAGTGGATCCAGTGCTTCAATG ATGTGACTGCCATCATCTTCGTGGTGGCCAGCAGCAGCTACAACATGGTCATCCGGGAGGACAACCAGACCAACCGCCTGCAGGAGGCTCTGAACCTCTTCAAGAGCATCTGGAACAACAG ATGGCTGCGCACCATCTCTGTGATTCTGTTCCTCAACAAGCAAGATCTGCTCGCTGAGAAAGTCCTTGCTGGGAAATCGAAGATTGAGGACTACTTTCCAGAATTTGCTCGCTACACTACTCCTGAGGATG CTACTCCCGAGCCCGGAGAGGACCCACGCGTGACCCGGGCCAAGTACTTCATTCGAGATGAGTTTCTG AGGATCAGCACTGCCAGTGGAGATGGGCGTCACTACTGCTACCCTCACTTCACCTGCGCTGTGGACACTGAGAACATCCGCCGTGTGTTCAACGACTGCCGTGACATCATTCAGCGCATGCACCTTCGTCAGTACGAGCTGCTCTAA